The Candidatus Gracilibacteria bacterium genome window below encodes:
- a CDS encoding cation-translocating P-type ATPase: MMNFHSLPIEETLAAFSVSPQGLTGQQASDILKHVGYNRLPQPKRRSIFAMIGEQLKSTLVWVLIAAAVFSALLEKSYIDATVILIIVVINTLIGVAQEFKTEKTLEHLRSLLTPQARVMRDGFLQVISASDVVPGDILLLDEGERIVADARIIESAGLRINQAILTGESVAQEKTKNIITENTPLSDRVNMVYQGTAVAAGSGRAVVVATGANTELGHISGMVGQIVDEANPFSRKLEEFSRKIAIFIVILCLIIVAILVFSGGNISHSLLVAVSLAVSAIPEGLPAVVALGLALATKRLVKKNVLVRKLPSSETLGRVTVICTDKTGTLTKSEMQVVDIYTNGKGRVTSDEGHDEEGEKILLEISVGCNKAGYGKDSSGKEQLFGDPTEIGLLQFAESLQCRKSEIESRYPSLLEFPFDSERKRMSIIRDHGTFLRSYVKGAPERIMELVTSELLNGEIVSLTEERKKELYDIFAQYARGGKRVLAMAYRDLSGIQKTKDKVQNEEGRMNKEEGTKKITLEESESGLVFVGFTAMMDPPRPEVAPAIAICQTAGIRVIMITGDSELTAGAVGNMIGLAGETLDATKLADMTDEELSEKLKSISIFSRIAPQDKLRIIRLLKAQGHIVAMTGDGVNDALALKQSDIGIAMGIRGTDVARDASDMVLLDDNFASIVAGVEEGRRVYDNTKKFIKYLLACNFYEVFLVALAVIFFHDALIVPFLAIQILWINLVTDSFPALALSTQDTEQDVMQRKPVDESLLAGIKGFIVISGIIGTFVVGSIFLLFYKENLMLAQTLAVTTSVLYQMLRSLGCGRLGAFDLRVNRWLVGAVALSVILHFGLLMSPLGARFGFVSFSSLTIAHFGYMVILPILGYILGEFAKITLKKTTVS; encoded by the coding sequence ATGATGAATTTTCATTCTCTTCCGATAGAAGAAACACTTGCTGCATTTTCAGTTTCACCGCAATGACTTACGGGGCAGCAAGCGAGTGATATATTAAAACATGTTGGATATAATAGACTCCCACAACCCAAACGAAGAAGCATCTTTGCGATGATAGGTGAGCAGCTAAAATCAACGCTCGTGTGGGTATTGATTGCCGCCGCTGTGTTTTCAGCTCTTCTCGAAAAATCCTATATCGATGCCACTGTTATCCTTATTATCGTCGTCATTAATACCCTTATTGGTGTAGCTCAAGAATTTAAAACAGAAAAAACACTCGAACATCTTCGTTCACTCTTGACGCCGCAGGCACGAGTTATGCGTGATTGATTTCTCCAGGTTATCTCAGCATCTGATGTTGTGCCAGGAGATATCCTCCTCCTCGATGAAGGAGAGAGAATAGTGGCGGATGCTCGTATCATAGAATCTGCATGACTTCGTATCAATCAAGCGATTCTTACGGGTGAAAGTGTCGCCCAGGAAAAAACGAAAAATATTATCACTGAAAATACACCTCTTTCTGATAGGGTCAATATGGTGTATCAGGGGACAGCTGTTGCGGCTGGATCTGGTCGGGCTGTTGTGGTCGCAACTGGTGCCAATACAGAACTCGGACATATTTCTGGGATGGTCGGGCAAATCGTCGATGAGGCCAACCCATTTTCTCGTAAACTCGAAGAATTCTCCCGTAAGATTGCTATTTTTATTGTCATTCTCTGTCTTATTATTGTCGCTATTCTCGTGTTTTCAGGTGGGAATATAAGTCATTCTCTATTAGTAGCGGTCAGTCTCGCTGTCTCAGCTATTCCCGAATGACTCCCAGCAGTAGTTGCCTTATGACTTGCACTTGCGACGAAACGTCTTGTCAAAAAAAATGTCCTCGTGCGCAAACTGCCTTCCTCAGAAACACTGTGACGTGTGACGGTTATTTGTACTGATAAAACAGGTACGCTGACAAAATCTGAAATGCAGGTTGTTGATATTTACACAAATTGAAAGTGACGTGTGACGAGTGATGAGTGACACGATGAAGAGGGTGAGAAAATATTACTTGAGATATCTGTGGGGTGCAATAAGGCAGGATATGGAAAAGATTCATCAGGAAAAGAACAGCTCTTCGGTGATCCGACAGAGATTGGACTTCTTCAATTTGCTGAATCTCTGCAGTGTAGGAAATCTGAGATAGAATCACGATACCCCTCTCTTTTAGAATTCCCATTTGATAGTGAACGAAAGCGTATGTCTATTATTCGAGATCATGGTACATTTTTGCGTTCATATGTAAAATGAGCACCAGAACGAATTATGGAATTGGTCACTTCGGAACTTTTGAATTGAGAAATTGTTTCTCTTACAGAAGAAAGAAAAAAAGAACTGTATGACATTTTTGCGCAGTATGCTAGAGGTGGTAAGCGGGTACTGGCGATGGCATATCGAGACCTCTCATGAATACAAAAGACAAAAGACAAAGTACAAAATGAAGAATGAAGAATGAACAAAGAAGAATGAACAAAGAAGATCACTCTGGAGGAATCGGAATCGGGCTTAGTCTTTGTCGGATTTACTGCCATGATGGATCCTCCACGTCCTGAGGTGGCTCCAGCTATTGCGATATGCCAGACAGCATGAATACGTGTGATTATGATCACAGGTGATTCTGAGCTTACAGCTGGTGCAGTAGGGAATATGATTGGGCTTGCAGGAGAAACTCTCGATGCTACAAAACTTGCCGATATGACTGATGAAGAGCTCTCTGAAAAACTGAAATCTATCAGTATATTTTCACGTATTGCTCCTCAAGATAAGCTCCGTATCATTCGTCTCCTCAAGGCACAATGACATATCGTGGCAATGACGGGAGATGGTGTCAATGATGCCCTTGCACTCAAACAATCTGATATCGGAATTGCTATGGGTATTCGCTGAACTGATGTCGCACGTGATGCATCTGACATGGTCTTACTCGATGATAATTTTGCTTCCATTGTTGCATGAGTTGAAGAGGGGAGACGGGTATATGATAATACGAAAAAATTTATAAAATACTTGCTGGCCTGTAATTTTTATGAGGTTTTTCTCGTCGCTCTTGCAGTCATATTCTTTCACGATGCCCTGATTGTTCCATTTCTTGCGATACAGATTCTATGGATCAATCTCGTGACTGATAGTTTCCCCGCTCTTGCACTCTCAACACAGGATACAGAACAAGATGTGATGCAGAGAAAACCAGTTGATGAAAGTCTGCTGGCTGGTATAAAATGATTTATCGTCATCTCAGGTATTATTGGTACTTTCGTAGTAGGAAGTATTTTTCTCTTATTTTACAAAGAAAATCTCATGCTCGCTCAGACGCTTGCTGTCACCACTTCTGTACTATATCAGATGTTACGTTCTCTCGGATGTGGTCGTCTTGGTGCTTTTGATCTCAGGGTAAATCGATGGCTCGTATGAGCGGTTGCTCTCTCAGTGATTCTTCACTTTGGACTTCTTATGTCGCCTCTCGGTGCACGCTTTTGATTTGTATCATTTTCTTCACTCACGATAGCTCATTTTGGGTATATGGTTATCCTCCCTATTCTCGGATATATTCTCTGAGAATTTGCTAAAATAACTCTCAAAAAAACTACAGTAAGCTAA
- a CDS encoding ATP-binding cassette domain-containing protein, whose protein sequence is MAAEKGNVIVSFDNVCFSFNDKKKIILECADFTVRENTKITIMGQNGAGKSTIFKLLMRELKPESGQVNIVAGNKIAIARQVLPRDQLHLTLEEYFATAFPTKEKHLDKKIEEVMDAVNLTVSTKKQLKDLSGGQQARVLLAYALIQKPDILLLDEPTNNLDADGIGHLLSFLLSYEKTVIVISHDADFLNVFTDGVLYLNVQKHQVEQYWGDYYTVMEDIQTQIERERMQNARMEKEIQEKKDKINFFANKGGKMRKLASKMRDDVEEAEDNTVIVRKDDKTIQKFHIDYGNFIGPIITISKITLMNREHEIVAHDMELVITKGERYILTGPNGIGKSTLLKKLVNKTDPYAVITEGVNIGYYSQDFEALDMEQTVWESLQSVTDVITDQETFRVASQFLLTSDLLKNKVYSLSEGQKGLLCYARFIIQKPDLLILDEPTNHINFRHIPVIAASLNTYEGALIMVSHDEGFVQAIEDVREIDLKRLIK, encoded by the coding sequence ATGGCCGCTGAAAAAGGTAATGTCATCGTCAGTTTCGACAACGTCTGTTTCTCATTTAATGATAAGAAAAAAATCATCCTCGAATGTGCTGATTTTACTGTGCGTGAAAATACCAAGATCACGATTATGGGACAAAATGGCGCTGGTAAGTCCACGATTTTTAAGCTCCTGATGCGAGAGCTGAAGCCAGAATCAGGGCAAGTGAATATCGTCGCATGAAATAAAATCGCGATTGCCAGGCAAGTGCTTCCTCGAGACCAACTTCATCTGACTCTTGAAGAATATTTTGCAACTGCTTTCCCAACGAAAGAAAAACATCTTGATAAAAAAATCGAAGAAGTGATGGACGCTGTCAATCTCACTGTGAGCACAAAGAAACAGCTCAAAGATCTCTCTGGTGGACAACAAGCTCGTGTCCTCCTCGCCTATGCCCTCATCCAAAAACCAGATATCCTCCTCCTCGACGAGCCAACCAATAATCTCGATGCCGATGGTATCGGACATCTTCTCAGTTTCCTATTAAGCTATGAAAAAACAGTGATTGTGATTAGTCACGATGCAGACTTTTTGAATGTCTTCACCGACGGAGTCCTCTATCTCAATGTCCAGAAACATCAGGTCGAGCAATACTGGGGCGACTACTATACCGTTATGGAGGATATACAAACTCAGATCGAGCGAGAACGGATGCAAAATGCTCGAATGGAAAAGGAGATTCAAGAGAAAAAAGACAAAATTAACTTCTTCGCAAATAAAGGAGGTAAGATGCGCAAACTCGCGAGCAAGATGCGAGACGATGTCGAGGAAGCAGAAGATAATACTGTCATCGTCCGAAAAGATGATAAAACCATTCAAAAATTTCATATTGATTATGGGAATTTTATCGGACCGATTATCACCATCTCAAAAATCACCCTGATGAATCGTGAACACGAAATAGTCGCTCACGATATGGAACTCGTTATCACAAAATGAGAACGCTATATTCTCACGGGGCCAAATGGTATCGGTAAATCGACGCTCCTCAAGAAACTCGTCAATAAAACTGACCCCTATGCTGTGATTACTGAAGGCGTAAACATCGGTTATTACAGTCAAGATTTCGAAGCACTTGATATGGAACAAACGGTCTGGGAATCACTCCAATCTGTTACTGATGTTATCACTGACCAGGAGACATTTCGAGTCGCATCACAGTTTCTCCTCACAAGTGATCTCCTCAAAAATAAAGTCTATTCTCTTTCCGAATGACAAAAGGGTCTCCTCTGTTATGCACGATTTATCATCCAAAAACCCGATCTCCTTATCCTCGATGAACCAACGAATCATATTAATTTTCGACATATTCCAGTGATTGCAGCATCTCTGAATACCTACGAGTGAGCCCTGATTATGGTCAGTCATGATGAAGGATTTGTACAGGCAATTGAAGATGTCCGAGAGATTGACCTCAAGCGGCTTATTAAATAA
- a CDS encoding HIT domain-containing protein, with amino-acid sequence MVKIGTRADYHKILNGRSCLGKEDCPFCDTENMKEDIIWEGKNWILLYNKYPYTGNDRHIVAIPREHKTLSSELSPEEFTELHDVHTRVKGFFGEENYFSFTRETFSNTRSVEHYHIHFLAGIIQGKYLRKMLENQGFPVKEDKLEMKVVIREGGV; translated from the coding sequence ATGGTAAAAATAGGAACACGCGCTGACTACCACAAAATTCTCAATGGTAGATCATGTCTCGGCAAAGAAGATTGCCCATTTTGTGATACAGAAAATATGAAAGAAGATATTATTTGGGAAGGTAAGAACTGGATTCTCCTTTACAATAAATATCCCTATACTGGTAATGATCGCCATATTGTCGCCATTCCTCGAGAGCACAAGACATTGAGTAGTGAACTCTCACCCGAAGAATTTACCGAACTCCACGACGTGCACACTCGTGTCAAAGGATTTTTCTGAGAAGAAAATTATTTCTCATTCACTCGTGAAACTTTTTCAAATACTCGAAGCGTTGAGCATTATCATATTCACTTTCTTGCAGGAATCATACAAGGCAAATATCTCAGAAAAATGCTCGAAAATCAGGGGTTTCCTGTCAAAGAAGACAAGCTGGAGATGAAAGTTGTAATTAGGGAAGGGGGAGTATAA
- a CDS encoding DUF4145 domain-containing protein: protein MPTDFKIYCNKCKNENNHKILREIEESGWNDNVGQHKEVWQINKCLGCGSNSFRYSGWCEEDRDPETGDIKEDIEIYPDREFLKIDIKNYYRTPATIRALCKETICAYNKDLFFLCAAGLRAIIEAICTEKNILSGPAKDQKTGELKKRKNLEGRINELAKVGLLTNKQANILHQQRFLGNDALHEFIPSSSETLKIAIEIVDYILYTLYEIVEKEETLEAWRELDKRKGLKHKHYTK, encoded by the coding sequence ATGCCCACTGATTTTAAAATATATTGCAACAAATGTAAAAATGAAAACAATCATAAAATTCTACGAGAAATAGAAGAAAGTTGATGGAATGATAATGTTGGTCAACACAAGGAAGTGTGGCAAATAAATAAATGTTTAGGCTGCGGAAGTAACAGTTTCAGATATAGTGGGTGGTGTGAGGAAGATCGCGATCCTGAAACATGAGATATTAAAGAGGATATAGAAATTTATCCCGACAGAGAGTTTTTGAAAATAGATATTAAAAATTATTACCGAACTCCTGCTACTATTAGAGCGCTCTGCAAAGAGACAATATGTGCATATAACAAGGATTTGTTTTTTCTTTGTGCAGCTTGATTAAGGGCAATTATAGAGGCCATTTGTACTGAAAAGAATATTCTAAGTGGCCCTGCCAAAGACCAGAAAACTGGAGAGCTCAAAAAACGAAAAAATCTAGAAGGCAGAATTAATGAATTAGCAAAGGTGGGTCTTTTAACAAATAAACAAGCAAATATTTTACATCAACAGAGATTTCTCGGAAATGATGCTTTACATGAATTCATACCAAGCTCATCAGAAACTCTAAAAATTGCAATTGAGATTGTTGATTATATATTGTATACTCTCTATGAAATAGTTGAAAAAGAAGAAACACTTGAAGCGTGGAGAGAATTAGATAAAAGAAAAGGATTAAAGCATAAACACTATACTAAATAA
- a CDS encoding NUDIX domain-containing protein yields the protein MAKEDIMIVTVPNTALFPTGAHHEGFIPHAEHDLRRVILDNFSYTRRGDAEVDFTMKQPISYAVIRNTEGKVFAYQRGSKREGFHETRLAGKWACGIGGHIEAEDEETGDILADSLRRELEEEITLHGNILSIEPIGYINSEKDEVSKVHIGVLYVITTDSKTAEGSEEVVNEGFYTSDELREMMANPETTWEEWTRIALRAIQSS from the coding sequence ATGGCCAAAGAAGATATCATGATCGTGACCGTGCCAAATACGGCACTCTTCCCTACTGGTGCTCACCACGAGGGTTTTATTCCTCACGCTGAGCATGACTTACGTCGGGTTATCCTCGATAATTTTAGCTACACTCGTAGAGGAGATGCTGAAGTAGATTTTACGATGAAACAACCTATTTCCTACGCTGTTATCAGAAATACTGAATGAAAAGTATTTGCCTATCAGCGCGGCAGCAAACGAGAAGGATTTCACGAGACGCGTCTTGCTGGGAAGTGGGCATGTGGTATTGGTGGACATATCGAGGCAGAAGATGAAGAAACTGGGGATATCCTCGCAGATTCTCTCCGTCGTGAACTTGAGGAAGAGATCACACTCCACGGAAATATTCTCTCTATCGAACCAATCGGATATATCAACAGTGAAAAGGATGAAGTCAGCAAAGTCCATATCGGTGTCCTCTATGTGATCACAACTGACTCAAAAACTGCAGAAGGAAGCGAGGAAGTCGTGAATGAAGGTTTTTATACTTCTGACGAACTCAGAGAAATGATGGCAAATCCAGAGACAACATGGGAAGAGTGGACAAGAATCGCTTTACGAGCGATTCAAAGTAGTTAG
- a CDS encoding four helix bundle protein, with product MAHDFQKLTVWKLAFELNKDIYLITKNFPKEEIFGLTSQIRRAAISIPANISEGAGRKTPKDFYHFLSIAQGSCNEVLTMILLAEDIGYIDNETVINLIKKCDEIGKMITGLQKTLN from the coding sequence ATGGCCCACGATTTTCAAAAACTTACCGTTTGGAAGCTTGCTTTTGAGCTTAACAAAGATATATATTTGATAACCAAGAACTTTCCGAAAGAAGAAATATTTGGACTCACAAGTCAGATAAGGAGAGCAGCCATCTCAATACCAGCAAATATTTCCGAATGAGCTGGCAGAAAAACACCAAAAGATTTTTATCATTTTCTTTCAATCGCGCAAGGTTCCTGCAATGAAGTTCTCACAATGATTCTCTTGGCTGAAGATATTTGATATATTGATAATGAAACTGTTATAAATTTAATAAAAAAATGTGACGAAATTGGTAAAATGATTACCTGACTTCAAAAAACACTCAATTAA
- the sufC gene encoding Fe-S cluster assembly ATPase SufC, with the protein MLIISDLHAQVAETEILKGITLTIEKGKNTCILGKNGSGKSSLASVIMGNPLYEVTDGTIMLDGDDLLAMSPEERSLRGIFLSFQNITEIKGIKVSEYLRTIYNLHLPRIAPGTAPLSPMLFSRFIKPILITCDIPESFLERDLNVGFSGGEKRKLEVLQLKLIAPTYIILDEIDSGLDLDAFQLVAKMLSECASPERSIIIITHYFEILESIPVDQVIVMRDGKIERSGGQKLATEIRRKGFNEK; encoded by the coding sequence ATGCTTATAATATCGGATTTACATGCCCAGGTCGCTGAAACAGAAATTCTCAAATGAATTACGCTCACTATAGAAAAAGGTAAAAATACCTGTATTCTCGGGAAAAATGGCTCTGGAAAATCTTCTCTTGCGAGTGTTATTATGGGGAATCCTCTCTACGAAGTTACCGATGGCACTATCATGCTTGATGGAGATGATCTCCTGGCGATGTCACCGGAAGAACGTTCACTTCGAGGCATTTTTCTCTCTTTTCAAAATATCACAGAAATAAAAGGCATTAAAGTCAGTGAGTACCTCAGAACTATTTATAATCTCCATCTCCCAAGGATTGCACCTGGCACAGCTCCGCTCTCCCCCATGCTCTTTAGTCGTTTTATAAAACCTATTCTCATAACCTGTGATATTCCTGAATCATTTCTCGAACGTGATCTGAATGTATGATTTAGCGGAGGAGAAAAGAGGAAACTGGAAGTATTGCAGCTCAAACTGATAGCACCAACCTATATTATCCTCGATGAAATAGATAGTGGTTTGGATCTCGATGCCTTCCAACTGGTCGCAAAAATGCTCTCCGAATGTGCGAGTCCAGAGCGAAGTATTATTATTATCACACATTATTTTGAGATTCTTGAAAGTATTCCTGTAGACCAAGTGATTGTGATGCGTGATGGAAAGATAGAGCGCTCTGGAGGACAAAAACTCGCTACAGAAATACGGCGAAAAGGTTTTAATGAGAAATAA